DNA sequence from the Liolophura sinensis isolate JHLJ2023 chromosome 1, CUHK_Ljap_v2, whole genome shotgun sequence genome:
TATAACCATATTATGAGACAAGAAATCTGGCACgacttagtacatgtacttgtctctTTTCTTGGTTGCAGGCGCGTTGCTATCCCAGCTACACTTCTTATTGGTGAATGAAACAACGGATGGAATCAAAATTCATGGAAGACTTCCCCAGATGAATGCTGTGTCTGTAACGTTTTCATCGGCTGATGGTTTTTTGTTTGAATACCCCATTGTACGACAGGatacatcaataaatatgcTGTTAGCTGCATTTAATTCCAAAGCAGGGATACACGTATACTTTGGTCGCCAGGAGTTTGCTCCATACCTTAATGTTAATTCGGTCTTCCTTCGGAATAACACTAACACTGGCATACGAGTGGAGAATAATGGCAAGCTTGAGGTAAACAGTTGTGAAGTGTACGGTTCAAAAACCGCAATCAGTCTTGAGTCGAACTTAGCAGGTTCCTTGATTTTCCGTGCTTGTGATTTCCACGATAATTCCGAGCGAGTGATATCATCTCAACGACACACATCTTCTGGGGGAAACTTTTCCTTTGTTCTGGCTGACAGTTCAATTCACGATCACAGTTATTACATTTATTGGTCGTTGAACTACAGAcctttgattgatatttatCCCAATGACCAACTTGAGCAGGCTACGTggacatttaaaaataataagtttTTCAATATGTCCATTTCTGGTACAATTTTAGACATAGATGCTCGATATGTTCGCTCTGAACTCAACGTTTATATCACTGGGAACCAATTCATGGACATCGCTCGCGGAAGAGCTGTTGAAGTGAGAACAAGTATTAGGTCATCCATTAACATTGCCAATAATCTGTTTGAGAACATCACAGATCCTCGCGCCAATGCTTTGGTCGAAATTTATCAACACGTAATTAACGCAACAGTACGtgttgaaaacaacacgttTCAGGCCAATGGAGTTTCTAGCATGGTCTATCTTTCAGGGGAATCGGGGACCTTTccctatacatacataacaTCAAACACGTTCCTCAACAACTCCGTTAGTAACACAATTCTCAGTGCTATTTCAGGCTTTCAAGCCCGGAACAACATATTCACGAATCCAAGAGCATCATGTGAAATTAAAGCACCAGACTTTAATGACTTTGCTCCGATTGATGCCTTAAATTGCTACTGGGGGTTTGGTGACTTAGACAAAATAGTACAGCGGGTGTGCTCGTTTGAGAAGGACATGCGTTTATCCCGGGTAAACTTCATTCCCTACCTGCTGTCAGCTGATTTGGGGAACAAGGTGGATATTACGGACGGGACCTTCCATTTGGACACTCTGATTGGCGGAGTGGTAACGGGCACTATTACCCTTGCTAAAGGACCTGAACCAGTCGTCATATCTAGATCTGTTTATGTTGAGTGAGTTCACATCTTAATTTTCTTTCCCTTGCCTCTAAAAGTATTTCAAGCATACGTACACAAAGCGTTAATTGGTAATATATACCCCCGCTTATATCTAGCAATCAGTTTTAGTGTAAACgctttttttgtaatattaacctttgaaatttgaaaagaaattaacatcTAAAACTTTCCTGTTGCTTGAAATATCAAATTATAAGGAGCGCCTGACTTTATTTTATACGTATATGCAGGCCAGATGGGTCGCCCAAAAACgcaaatatatacacagttattAAAAGCAAGGTTCACGGTTTTTATGCTAAAAAGTTGTGTATAATTTTTGCTTGTGTCTCAAACAGGGAAAATGCGGTGCTGGTCATTGAAGCAGGATCAACTGTGGAATTCGAGGAAGACTGCGGTATCTTTGTCAAAGGTATgcatcttatatatatatatatatatatatatatatatatatatatatatatatatatatatatatatatatgttttcatatatatataacatatatatgttttcaggTTGTTCGAATCGACTGAAGAATTAATCGTCACCAATATAGCATTAAGTCTACTATATATGGCGAATAGGAGACACTATGTCTTACAGATTTAGATTTCAACACTTTTTGCATAAACGCTCATACCAAAATTAAACAGTTCCATATCACTTCAACTCACGTAAATGTCTAGCACTTATCCTAAGCTACAAATTAAACTGGCTCATCTGGGAAACAATCCAATGGCATGACATTGTATTGGTTAATAACAATTACGTGGTTAGTCAGATTTACAATTTTGATAGcagttttatactttttataacCTGAAACAACCTGAAACAGAAACTAGGCTAAAAGCTAAAACCACAAATCTCCGGGTTGATCCATTGAAATATTAGGCTGATTCCGTCTCTAAATACATCAAGGAATCATTTTATTCCCTTTGACCACGAACCTTTAAGtagaaacaaatttaatttcacAGACGGGCATTTGTGCGACCACTCTCTAGACATTCATAGATCTACTTGAAAGCTACTTTCTGTTATCGTATAAGATTCACCCGTTCAAGATGGATGCTGTTTGGCCAGCAAACGTGCCATATACTGAGTTTTATGTTAAGGCCTTATCATACGATATGTAATTTTTACCATAAATGTTTTCTGGTAGGTGTTACCTGTATAATTTCcaatttactttttttcaggGAAGGTTGTCATTGGATCTGACAAGGCAAGTCGTACAACCCTTCAGCCTCATAACTCCGATTTTTGGGAAGGCATTGTGTTTGGTTCTGGCAGTTTGTCAAAATCCCGGTCTGTGACGTCTGTATCAGAGATGAGGAACACGCACATACTAAATCCTAGAACTGGAGTTAGGTTCCTTACTTCTCAAGTCAGCCTGTTTAATAACGTGATTTCGGGGTCTGGAAATGCTGGAATAACTCTTGATGTGCAAAATACTGTCTTTGACTTTAATGGAACAGCAGTGATAGATAGTGGTAGTTATGGACTTTACGGTGACCCTATAACAGATATCCGGATAAGAAACGTTACTATTATAGGAAGCAACTACGATGGAGTGGCCTTAAGGTCTGCAGGTGGTCATGTGGAGCTAGAGTATGTCACACTTGATGGGAATAGCGGTGCTGGAGTGGAGGTTACATACTCGAATAACGATCTGGAGAATTTCTTCACTATGTCTCATTCACAGGTTTTGAACAATCAAGGCGTAGCGGTCCAAGGtgaatttttcatgttttaccgGGATATCGGAATAAACATTAACAATAATAACTTTACAAATAACACCAGAGGGGGTTTGCTTGTTACATTGTCCGAATCTTATGGCTGGAGAATCCGGAATCCAAGACTGTGCACGTGTAATATTACGGACAACGTTTTTACCAACAGTGGAACAAGTTCTGTTCGCGTTCAGTCTTACGCAGTGATAGatataaacaataatcaatTCCTTAACAGTCATAGCTTAGATGCATGCATATTATCAATCGAG
Encoded proteins:
- the LOC135464126 gene encoding uncharacterized protein LOC135464126, which codes for MSISGTILDIDARYVRSELNVYITGNQFMDIARGRAVEVRTSIRSSINIANNLFENITDPRANALVEIYQHVINATVRVENNTFQANGVSSMVYLSGESGTFPYTYITSNTFLNNSVSNTILSAISGFQARNNIFTNPRASCEIKAPDFNDFAPIDALNCYWGFGDLDKIVQRVCSFEKDMRLSRVNFIPYLLSADLGNKVDITDGTFHLDTLIGGVVTGTITLAKGPEPVVISRSVYVEENAVLVIEAGSTVEFEEDCGIFVKGKVVIGSDKASRTTLQPHNSDFWEGIVFGSGSLSKSRSVTSVSEMRNTHILNPRTGVRFLTSQVSLFNNVISGSGNAGITLDVQNTVFDFNGTAVIDSGSYGLYGDPITDIRIRNVTIIGSNYDGVALRSAGGHVELEYVTLDGNSGAGVEVTYSNNDLENFFTMSHSQVLNNQGVAVQGEFFMFYRDIGININNNNFTNNTRGGLLVTLSESYGWRIRNPRLCTCNITDNVFTNSGTSSVRVQSYAVIDINNNQFLNSHSLDACILSIESSAWINEPPSQVISLTTNRFEMGSGECAVGLSSQDEGNLEGLFVYNQLTSFDATEATIIVDSLHFNVTDNILDNPESVYEIKWSGRVR